In Camelus bactrianus isolate YW-2024 breed Bactrian camel chromosome 10, ASM4877302v1, whole genome shotgun sequence, a genomic segment contains:
- the HPS5 gene encoding BLOC-2 complex member HPS5 isoform X2 — MTFVPVIPESYSHVLAEFESLDPLLSALRLDSTRLKCTSLAVSRKWLALGTSGGGLNLIQKEGWKHRIFLSHREGAISQVACCLHDDDYVAVATSQGLVVVWELNQERRGKPERIYVSSEHKGRKITSLCWDTAILRVFVGDHMGKVSAIKLNTSKQAKAAAAFVMFPVQTITTVDSCVVQLDYLDGRLLISSLTRSFLCDTEREKFWKIGNKERDGEYGACFFPGRCSAGQQPLIYCARPGSRMWEVNFDGEVISTHQFKKLLSSPPLPVITLRSEPQYDHTVGSSQSLSFPKLLHLSEHCVLTWTERGIYIFVPQNVQVLLWSEVKDIQDVAVCKNELFCLHLNGKVSRLSLLSVERCVERLLRRGLWNLAARTCCLFQNSVIASRGRKTLTIDKLEHLKSQLDLTTYGDLISQLEELILKFEPLDSACSSRRSSISSHESFSILDSGIYRVISSRRGSQSDEDSCSLHSQTLSEDERLKEFTSHQEEDQPDQCCGSQGTEVTFETDKSETFLPFSIPLSFRSPSPLVSLQAVKESVSSFVRKTTEKIGTLHTSPDLKGRPEPRGDEQSCEEDVSPVTCPKEEDTVGKEEVASQPPEEDELQELKIATAEAMTKLQDPLVLFEPKSLRLVLQEWLSHLEKTFAVEDFSGISDTDNSSMKSNQDILLLDGSRKGILDEEHEKEKRNSLHNEETVHQTAYESVNSPREPLDDDLFRVCSPCSIANDLMKDLAELTTLCLELNVLNSEIRSAGGCVDHTLQQCSPEILACHFLKKYFFLLDLKRAKESIKLSYSNSPCVWDTFIEGLKEMASSNPTYIKMEEGDLPAKLKLLDDSVPFDSPLLIAYATRLYEKFGESALRSLIRFYPSILPSDVMQLCHYHPAQFLAYLDSLVKSRPEDQRPSFLESLLQPESLRLDWLLLAVSHDAPPSTSTVDDEGNPRPHSHLFSWGYSQLILHLIKLPADFTTKEKMTDICRSHGFWPGYLILCLELERRREAFTNIVYLNDMSLMEGDNGWSPETVEEWKLLLHLVQNKSTKPAPQKPPNGNFSDGPSPVNVENVALLLAKAMGPDRAWSLLQECGLTLELSERFTRTCDILRIAEKRQRALIQSMLEKCDRFLWSQQA; from the exons ATGACCTTTGTGCCTGTGATACCGGAGTCCTACAGCCATGTTCTTGCAGAGTTCGAGTCTCTGGATCCATTACTTTCAGCCCTGAGGCTGGACTCCACTCGTCTAAAG TGTACAAGCTTAGCTGTGTCTCGAAAATGGCTAGCCTTGGGCACTTCAGGAGGAGGACTCAATCTCATTCAGAAAGAAGGCTGGAAGCACAGGATTTTCCTTTCACACAGG GAAGGTGCAATTTCTCAGGTcgcctgttgtttacatgatgatGATTATGTTGCTGTAGCTACCAG TCAAGGTCTTGTAGTTGTTTGGGAATTAAATCAAGAGCGTCGTGGAAAACCAGAAAGAATTTATGTGTCTTCAGAACACAAAGGCCGAAAAATTACATCTCTCTGTTGGGATACAGCTATTCTTAGAGTTTTTGTAGGTGATCATATGGGGAAAGTTTCTGCCATCAAACTCAACACTTCTAAACAAGCAAAG GCAGCTGCTGCCTTTGTGATGTTTCCTGTTCAGACAATAACAACAGTTGACTCCTGTGTTGTCCAGTTAGATTATTTGGATGGAAGACTACTTATATCTTCACTTACTCGATCCTTCTTGTGCGACACTGAGAG agaaaaattttggaaaattggAAACAAGGAAAGAGATGGAGAATATGGGGCTTGTTTCTTCCCTGGAAGATGTTCTGCAGGCCAGCAGCCCCTAATATATTGTGCTCGCCCTGGCTCCAGGATGTGGGAAGTAAACTTTGATGGAGAAGTTATAAGTACACATCAGTTTAAGAAACTCCTGTCCTCGCCGCCTCTCCCCGTGATTACTTTAAG ATCAGAGCCTCAGTATGATCATACAGTTGGATCCTCCCAGTCCTTGTCTTTCCCCAAACTTTTACATCTTAG TGAGCATTGTGTGCTGACTTGGACAGAAAGAGGAATTTATATTTTCGTTCCTCAGAATGTTCAGGTTCTTCTTTGGAGTGAAGTCAAAG ATATTCAGGATGTGGCTGTCTGCAAGAATGAGCTGTTCTGTTTGCACCTAAACGGGAAGGTCTCACGTCTTTCCCTGTTGTCTGTGGAACGCTGTGTGGAACGCCTGCTAAGGAGAGGCCTGTGGAACCTGGCTGCTCGAACTTGCTGTCTTTTCCAGAATTCTGTCATTGCCAGCAGA GGAAGAAAAACTTTGACTATAGATAAATTGGAACATTTGAAATCTCAACTGGACTTAACAACCTATGGTGATCTAATTTCTCAACTGGAAGAACTGATCTTAAAATTTGAACCTTTGGATTCAGCTTGTAGTAGTAGAAGAAGCTCCATTTCATCACAT gaaagttTCAGTATCTTGGACTCTGGTATTTATCGTGTCATTAGTAGTAGAAGAGGCAGTCAGTCAGATGAAGACTCTTGTTCCCTTCACAGCCAAACCCTTTCAGAAGATGAGAGACTTAAAGAATTCACCTCACATCAAGAAGAGGACCAACCAGATCAGTGTTGTGGCTCACAAGGAACTGAAG TGACGTTTGAGACGGATAAGAGTGAAACTTTTCTCCCCTTCAGCATCCCACTGTCATTTCGTTCTCCATCTCCTCTAGTGTCTCTTCAGGCTGTCAAGGAGAG TGTTTCTAGCTTTGTGCGTAAAACTACTGAGAAGATCGGCACCCTTCACACTAGTCCTGATCTGAAAGGGAGACCAGAACCCAGGGGTGATGAGCAGTCATGTGAAGAAGATGTGAGTCCGGTCACTTGCCCAAAGGAGGAAGACACTGT GGGGAAAGAAGAAGTAGCCAGTCAACCTCCAGAAGAAGACGAGTTACAAGAGCTCAAAATAGCAACAGCAGAAGCCAT GACCAAGCTACAGGACCCACTGGTTTTGTTTGAACCAAAGTCTCTGAGATTGGTTTTACAGGAGTGGCTTTCACACTTAGAAAAAACATTTGCCGTGGAGGACTTCTCAGGCATTTCAGATACTGACAACTCATCCATGAAATCAAACCAGGATATACTATTGCTTGATGGGTCAAGAAAGGGAATATTAGatgaagaacatgaaaaagaaaaaaggaactctTTACACAATGAAGAAACTGTTCATCAAACAGCATATGAGTCTGTAAATAGTCCGAGGGAGCCCTTGGATGATGACCTTTTTCGAGTATGTTCTCCGTGCAGTATAGCAAATGATCTTATGAAGGACCTGGCTGAATTGACAACGTTGTGTTTGGAATTGAATGTATTGAATTCTGAGATCAGAAGTGCAGGTGGTTGTGTGGATCACACTTTGCAACAGTGCTCACCTGAAATTCTGGCTTGTCATTTCCTAAAGAAGTACTTTTTTCTCCTGGACTTGAAAAGAGCAAAGGAGAGCATCAAGCTGAGTTACAGTAACAGTCCTTGTGTTTGGGATACTTTTATTGAAGGATTGAAAG AAATGGCAAGTTCCAATCCTACATATATAAAGATGGAAGAAGGAGACCTCCCAGCAAAATTAAAGTTACTGGATGATTCGGTCCCTTTTGACAGTCCTTTGTTGATTGCTTATGCTACCCG aTTGTATGAGAAATTTGGAGAATCTGCCCTTCGATCCTTAATCAGGTTTTACCCATCCATTTTGCCTTCAGATGTCATGCAACTTTGTCATTATCACCCCGCTCAGTTTTTGGCCTATTTAGACAGTCTGGTGAAATCAAGGCCTGAAGATCAACG GCCATCCTTCCTTGAGTCCCTTCTACAACCAGAGTCTTTAAGATTGGATTGGCTGCTGTTGGCAGTGTCCCATGATGCTCCCCCAAGCACCAGCACTGTAGACGATGAAGGAAATCCCAG gCCTCATTCCCACTTGTTTTCCTGGGGTTACAGTCAGCTAATCCTTCATCTAAttaaacttcctgcagattttacaacaaaagagaaaatgactGACATCTGTAGGTCTCATGG TTTCTGGCCTGGATATCTTATTCTCTGTTTGGAGCTGGAGAGAAGAAGAGAGGCCTTCACCAACATTGTGTATCTGAATGATATGAGCCTGATGGAAGGGGACAATG